In Deltaproteobacteria bacterium, the following are encoded in one genomic region:
- a CDS encoding TetR/AcrR family transcriptional regulator: MGRPSDARERLLDSAIELIWKKTYRSVSVDAICELADVRKGSFYHFFQSKAELAAAAIQNHWDRFRPEMDAIFSPTVDPLDRLRNYFDKIYNLQSAIKHEKGCVCGCPFFDLGAETAFQEPELLETVKVLLSQYFRYFESAVRDAHSLGHIQADDPAATARFLFNFLEGSLTIARIHNDPELLKDLAPGAMQILGVVEEKRS; encoded by the coding sequence ATGGGGCGACCAAGCGACGCAAGGGAACGGCTCCTTGACTCGGCCATCGAACTGATCTGGAAAAAGACCTACCGCTCGGTCAGTGTGGACGCAATATGTGAGCTGGCCGATGTCAGGAAGGGGAGCTTCTATCACTTCTTTCAGTCCAAGGCCGAGCTGGCGGCAGCGGCGATCCAGAACCACTGGGACCGGTTCAGGCCCGAAATGGATGCCATTTTCTCCCCAACCGTCGATCCCCTGGACCGCCTCAGGAACTATTTCGACAAGATTTACAATTTACAATCTGCCATAAAGCACGAGAAGGGCTGTGTGTGCGGCTGTCCCTTCTTCGACCTGGGGGCCGAGACAGCCTTCCAGGAGCCTGAACTCCTGGAAACAGTGAAGGTGTTGCTTAGCCAATACTTTCGGTACTTCGAATCGGCAGTGAGGGATGCCCACTCTCTTGGACATATCCAGGCCGACGATCCTGCAGCCACGGCGCGTTTCCTGTTCAATTTTCTGGAAGGGTCTCTGACGATAGCCCGGATTCACAACGATCCTGAATTATTAAAAGACCTGGCTCCCGGGGCCATGCAGATATTAGGTGTGGTGGAAGAGAAACGTAGTTAA
- a CDS encoding SDR family oxidoreductase, translated as MSDSILVTGATGTLGNQVVEQLSQRGYKVRAAVHSPERATSLNGRANEIVSLDFSRPETFERALDGIDKVFFLSPPTEDMVETGTRFAESAKEAGVRRIVRQSGMGADADPGITLGHWHRGVERAIEDTGMEWTHLRPNSFMQNFVAFMSQTIKEQGTFYLPWGDGNISLVDVRDIATVAVESLTGDGHEGQSYEITGPEALSGEDCSRIFSEVLNRTVQYVDVPEDAARQSMQGMGIPDWYVDVIMELYAINKAGYTAEVKDTVARVTGKDPRHFEQFVQDYVEVFS; from the coding sequence ATGTCGGATTCGATTCTGGTAACCGGTGCTACGGGAACCCTTGGAAACCAGGTTGTGGAACAGTTGAGTCAGAGGGGTTACAAGGTGCGCGCGGCGGTACATTCTCCGGAGAGAGCCACGTCTCTTAACGGCAGAGCCAATGAGATAGTATCCCTCGACTTCAGCCGTCCTGAGACCTTTGAAAGGGCGCTGGACGGTATAGACAAGGTCTTTTTTCTCAGTCCCCCTACAGAAGACATGGTGGAAACTGGAACAAGGTTTGCTGAATCGGCTAAAGAGGCGGGGGTCCGTCGCATCGTCCGCCAATCGGGCATGGGGGCTGATGCCGATCCGGGCATAACCCTTGGGCACTGGCACCGGGGCGTCGAACGGGCAATCGAGGATACGGGAATGGAGTGGACCCACCTTAGACCGAACTCCTTCATGCAGAATTTCGTCGCCTTCATGTCACAGACGATAAAGGAACAGGGGACCTTCTACCTTCCATGGGGCGACGGCAATATCAGCCTTGTGGATGTGCGGGACATTGCAACGGTGGCGGTGGAGTCACTGACAGGCGATGGACATGAGGGACAATCATATGAGATCACAGGTCCTGAAGCCCTGTCTGGCGAGGATTGCTCCCGGATCTTTTCGGAAGTACTGAACCGGACCGTTCAGTACGTTGATGTCCCTGAAGATGCTGCCAGACAGTCCATGCAGGGCATGGGGATACCGGATTGGTACGTCGATGTCATCATGGAGCTGTATGCTATCAACAAGGCCGGATATACAGCCGAAGTGAAAGATACTGTGGCGCGGGTTACGGGTAAAGATCCGCGTCATTTCGAGCAGTTCGTCCAGGATTACGTTGAGGTGTTCAGTTAG
- a CDS encoding aldehyde dehydrogenase EutE: MNVNQDLVTTVIQKVLENLVSEENPAVAEPDGDGIYRTVEEAVNGAVQAQKKLISMTLAQRDKMIAAMRKTSLDNNEKMSAIAVRETKLGRFEDKVKENILCSTKTPGTEDIQPVAKSGDDGLTLLEYAPVGVIGSLTPITNPTGTVIHNSISMIAAGNAVVFNPHPSARETSTGMIRLLHQAIVDVGGPVGLISSVSHPTLETAKEIMKHPKVNMLVATGGKAAVNAVLRSGKKAIGAGAGNPPVLVDETANIRNAAKSIVDGASINNNIFCTCEKEVLAVDEVVDCLIKFMQETGKAYFLTPDEAEKVTELVVTKEGRINPAFIGKNVQVILKEVGIELGEEYRLAIFEAGKDHPLVWIEQMMPVMPIVRVANVQEGINFAVEVEQGNRHTAIMHSTNVDNMTAFARAIQTTLFVKNGPSYAGLGLGGEGHTAFTIAGPTGEGLTSARTYTRQRRCTLVENFRII; the protein is encoded by the coding sequence ATGAATGTCAACCAGGATTTAGTCACCACCGTCATCCAGAAAGTGCTGGAAAATCTCGTGAGCGAGGAGAATCCTGCGGTTGCCGAACCCGATGGTGATGGTATTTACCGGACAGTCGAGGAAGCCGTCAATGGCGCTGTCCAGGCACAAAAAAAGTTGATTTCCATGACCCTCGCACAGCGGGACAAGATGATCGCCGCCATGAGAAAAACGTCTCTTGATAACAATGAGAAGATGTCCGCTATAGCGGTAAGGGAAACGAAGCTGGGCCGTTTCGAGGATAAGGTCAAGGAAAACATTCTCTGTTCCACAAAAACGCCCGGTACGGAGGACATTCAACCTGTTGCCAAAAGCGGCGACGACGGCCTGACTCTTCTGGAGTACGCCCCGGTAGGAGTTATCGGTTCCCTGACGCCCATCACAAATCCCACCGGCACCGTAATTCATAATTCCATCAGCATGATAGCCGCTGGAAATGCCGTGGTTTTCAACCCACACCCCAGCGCCAGGGAGACCAGCACAGGTATGATTCGGCTGCTCCATCAGGCCATCGTCGATGTTGGAGGGCCTGTCGGCCTGATCTCTTCCGTCAGCCATCCTACCTTGGAAACGGCCAAGGAGATCATGAAACATCCGAAGGTCAACATGCTGGTGGCCACAGGCGGCAAGGCGGCGGTGAATGCGGTCTTGCGTTCGGGTAAAAAAGCTATCGGGGCCGGCGCCGGAAATCCGCCTGTCCTGGTGGACGAAACTGCCAACATACGAAATGCGGCCAAATCTATCGTCGATGGAGCGAGCATCAACAATAATATCTTCTGCACCTGTGAAAAAGAGGTTCTCGCTGTAGACGAAGTGGTCGATTGCCTGATCAAGTTCATGCAGGAAACCGGCAAGGCCTACTTCCTGACACCTGACGAGGCGGAAAAGGTCACAGAGTTGGTGGTTACCAAAGAGGGAAGGATCAACCCCGCCTTTATCGGGAAAAATGTCCAGGTAATCCTCAAAGAGGTGGGCATAGAACTGGGGGAAGAGTATCGGCTGGCCATATTCGAGGCCGGTAAGGATCACCCCCTTGTCTGGATTGAGCAGATGATGCCCGTCATGCCCATCGTGCGAGTGGCGAATGTCCAGGAAGGAATTAATTTTGCCGTAGAGGTGGAACAGGGCAACCGGCACACGGCCATAATGCACTCGACCAATGTGGACAACATGACAGCCTTCGCCCGGGCCATTCAGACCACGCTTTTTGTCAAGAACGGTCCCTCCTATGCCGGGCTTGGTCTTGGTGGCGAAGGCCACACCGCCTTCACCATCGCCGGGCCGACAGGTGAGGGGTTAACCTCGGCGCGCACTTATACACGGCAGCGGCGCTGTACCCTGGTGGAAAATTTCCGCATTATCTAA
- a CDS encoding heme-binding protein: MKLPYSIARILCAVAEAAARDMGVPMAIALADEEGSLQFFARMKGALPASSEIARSKAFTAASLRMPTDELGRLARSDGVLSGIQNTHGGRIILFGGGFPLWFDGEVVGAIGISGGTVEQDMRVAEPVTQAFVEMERWSENFRSVLTPGLRDTGWIHDLEESLALALEKEGLPLDRRELQILIGGVFLAACGN, from the coding sequence ATGAAGCTTCCCTATTCGATAGCCCGGATCCTTTGCGCTGTTGCCGAAGCGGCCGCTCGGGATATGGGAGTTCCCATGGCCATAGCCCTGGCGGATGAGGAGGGCTCCCTCCAATTTTTCGCCCGTATGAAGGGGGCGCTTCCAGCCAGTTCCGAGATAGCGCGTTCCAAGGCTTTCACTGCGGCTTCCCTTCGAATGCCAACGGATGAGCTTGGCAGGTTGGCCCGGTCAGACGGTGTACTTTCCGGGATTCAGAACACGCACGGTGGGAGGATCATTCTGTTCGGCGGCGGTTTTCCTCTCTGGTTCGATGGGGAAGTTGTGGGGGCCATCGGCATTAGCGGCGGAACCGTGGAACAGGATATGCGGGTCGCGGAACCCGTTACTCAAGCTTTCGTCGAGATGGAACGCTGGTCCGAAAATTTCAGATCGGTTCTGACGCCCGGCCTTCGGGATACAGGATGGATCCATGATCTGGAGGAATCTTTGGCTCTTGCTCTTGAAAAGGAAGGTTTGCCGCTGGATCGGCGGGAACTGCAGATTCTGATCGGCGGTGTTTTTCTGGCAGCCTGCGGCAACTGA
- a CDS encoding cob(I)yrinic acid a,c-diamide adenosyltransferase: MRDTEERIYTRKGDEGRTRLLSGESVWKSDTRVETYGILDELQCHLGTARALITSDPARDVIFSVQEDIFIASSELASNPDSRISLKKRIGEEDVRKIEKWIDEFQESHGSPGRFVIPGSSIDSAVLHVARAVCRRGERAIVQLNMESGRAERLLTYFNRLGDLIFVLAWAMEVEATVNQALATILEGSL; encoded by the coding sequence ATGAGGGACACGGAGGAAAGGATATATACCCGAAAAGGGGACGAGGGGCGCACACGGCTTTTGAGCGGTGAGTCCGTGTGGAAGAGTGACACGCGTGTCGAAACCTATGGTATTCTCGACGAACTCCAGTGTCACCTCGGAACCGCCCGTGCCCTGATTACGTCCGATCCTGCAAGAGATGTCATATTTTCCGTGCAGGAGGACATCTTCATCGCAAGTTCGGAATTGGCCTCCAATCCCGACAGCCGGATTTCATTGAAAAAACGCATCGGTGAAGAGGACGTCAGGAAGATCGAAAAATGGATCGATGAATTTCAGGAATCCCACGGTTCGCCTGGACGATTTGTCATCCCTGGGAGTTCAATTGACAGCGCTGTGCTTCATGTCGCCAGGGCGGTCTGTCGCCGGGGCGAACGTGCCATCGTTCAACTGAACATGGAGTCGGGGAGGGCGGAACGTCTCCTCACCTATTTCAACCGGCTGGGGGATCTGATCTTTGTCCTGGCTTGGGCCATGGAAGTGGAAGCAACGGTGAATCAAGCACTGGCAACCATCCTGGAGGGTTCCTTATGA
- a CDS encoding EutN/CcmL family microcompartment protein: MIIARVIGTVVATRKHENLVGSKIQVIQPLDPRTEEPQGGTLVAIDAVGAGVGERVFVVQGSGARQAVGDDGCPVDATIIGIIDEIDVQ; the protein is encoded by the coding sequence ATGATAATCGCCCGCGTCATTGGGACAGTCGTAGCCACACGCAAGCATGAAAATCTGGTTGGCAGCAAGATCCAGGTCATCCAGCCGCTGGATCCCAGGACAGAGGAACCCCAGGGTGGGACGCTGGTTGCTATCGATGCTGTGGGAGCCGGTGTGGGGGAAAGAGTCTTTGTTGTTCAGGGGAGTGGTGCCCGGCAGGCGGTAGGCGATGATGGGTGTCCCGTGGACGCAACGATCATTGGGATTATTGATGAAATTGACGTTCAGTAA